A window of Plodia interpunctella isolate USDA-ARS_2022_Savannah chromosome 3, ilPloInte3.2, whole genome shotgun sequence genomic DNA:
AAAAGAAGCTTCTGATTCAGAACCCGAGACAGAAGAGATCACTGTACCAACAAATAAAGGGAAAACAACGGATCCACTTCTATTGAATGCTGTTGAAGTtgatatattagaaaaattcACTCCCCAACGTCTGTCTTATGCTGGTAATGACGAATTTGATCTCTTTGGACAAACTATAGCTCAACAGCTACGTCAGATGCCTCTAGAATGTGCTCTAGAAACAGAAGAAATGATTTTGGCTACAATAAGAAGGCAGCGAGTGGGAGCAGCCAGATTGATACAGCCATCTCAAGCGTCATCATTGGAATCTACATCAAGTTGTTTCACCTCGGTAGTAAAAGAAGAAGAGTATTCCAATGGATACAATAATGACCAGCACGCATTAATGAGCAGCAGATATAGggagataaattaattttaataaatatttaattaatctgtaaatttgtttttttttgtttctcaaaaaatattaatttaaacattaatactatttttattgaaattaagcAGTTTCACAGGTAAGGTCAAGAAACATTAGGTAATTACTAcgtttaatgtaatttaagcTACTGAGAgtagtgtaataaaattgcattaaaCAGTGCATTCATAAAGTttgacttttttatattaaactagtttttgcacgcggcatcgcccgcgtttattacaTGCGTCCGCTCGTAACTTATTTCTGTCAATATGTCGCCAAAtctaaactaaacgtgtgtacagaATTTCAGCTCAGATCAAAATTGGGTTACCTACATAAGTACActcaagttaaataaaatcttgtaacaatttttttttacacaaatgtaatttttgccatAAGCTTTTTTTGTCGTTAGATATATCTTGTCACCTTTAACGCTTAACAAAAACCCGTAAACCATTAGGAGTTCCTTCGTTTGGTGGCGATTCtgggtcatgcttatcataaaaatgcattatcatggaaactgaagtaATGTGGGAAATATCACAAAAGCACACATTGCAAGCATCCACAAGCATCAcatagaagaaaataaaatcgacTTCGTCGTTTAATAATCGTTAGCAATGCGGGCCCGTGTCCGGCTCTGGACTGCAAACTATGCCAGCGAATGCTAGGTGCTcgcagttttaattaaattgtccTCACAAGGGATGCAGGTTCTCGGACGTATTCATAAATGATATCCTTCACTCTAACATAACTATTAATCACTACTAGAAATAGTTAAAACATAAGAAgcaaagtataatattaggggatttataaaatatactagcttcgccccggggc
This region includes:
- the LOC128683690 gene encoding uncharacterized protein LOC128683690; the protein is MSSPRWTADKNIKFINEYQRKECLWDPKHPQYKNRYAREAAYKKIMEVMQMEHVKDVIGRIRILRNTFNNETLKAKKCSATGMPIYVSKIPWLSHMDFLKNIDGHTREYTNTENVTSNFIKEASDSEPETEEITVPTNKGKTTDPLLLNAVEVDILEKFTPQRLSYAGNDEFDLFGQTIAQQLRQMPLECALETEEMILATIRRQRVGAARLIQPSQASSLESTSSCFTSVVKEEEYSNGYNNDQHALMSSRYREIN